In the Flavisolibacter tropicus genome, one interval contains:
- a CDS encoding tyrosine-type recombinase/integrase, with translation MLPVITLKPLHYRGQESFALCYSENKELENLVRRLKTIKWCVAKSCWYLPLTKENYNSLAVAIKNKATLESKALKTYLEQRKAVTTELKPSAKPLAVQKAAVLIQHSLSGVNLKAYEAFKNLLHLKAYSPNTIKTYCNEFHCLLRLLGEVDVSTLTKGHIQSYLLWLLKKKGYSEAHLHTSINAIKFYFEKVEGRSKEFYDLPRPKRPLILPEILAEEEVLKLIQRTHNLKHQCLLMAAYAAGLRVSELVNLKVKDIDSKRMLIYLRAAKGKKDRIVPLSKKLLDTLRLYVKQYQPKEYLFEGDDGGPYSTRSAQKVLHAAKKRAGIQKGGSIHSLRHTYATHLLEAGTDIRYIQAFLGHNSLKTTMRYTHVMQPKIEAIQSPLDRLKW, from the coding sequence ATGCTGCCCGTTATTACTTTAAAGCCCCTGCACTATAGAGGGCAAGAATCCTTTGCTCTTTGTTATTCCGAGAATAAAGAACTGGAAAATCTTGTAAGACGGCTCAAAACCATCAAATGGTGTGTTGCCAAATCCTGCTGGTACCTGCCACTAACGAAGGAAAATTACAACAGCCTGGCCGTTGCTATAAAAAACAAAGCGACCTTGGAAAGTAAAGCGTTAAAAACGTATCTGGAGCAGCGCAAGGCCGTTACCACTGAATTAAAACCCTCTGCTAAACCCCTTGCCGTACAAAAGGCGGCCGTTTTGATTCAGCATTCCTTAAGTGGGGTGAACCTCAAAGCCTATGAAGCGTTTAAGAACCTCTTACACTTAAAAGCTTACAGCCCCAATACCATCAAAACCTATTGCAACGAGTTTCATTGCCTACTACGCCTTTTAGGGGAAGTCGATGTGTCTACCTTAACCAAAGGTCATATCCAGTCTTATCTTTTGTGGTTGCTTAAAAAGAAGGGGTATTCGGAAGCCCACCTGCATACTTCTATTAATGCCATTAAGTTTTATTTTGAAAAGGTAGAAGGCCGAAGTAAAGAATTTTATGATCTGCCTCGCCCCAAACGTCCTCTGATCCTTCCAGAGATCTTGGCCGAGGAAGAAGTGCTAAAGCTCATACAACGAACCCACAATTTAAAACACCAATGCCTACTGATGGCGGCGTATGCGGCCGGTCTTCGGGTGAGTGAATTGGTAAACCTCAAAGTAAAAGACATTGACTCCAAACGCATGCTCATTTACTTGCGTGCAGCGAAGGGTAAAAAAGATCGGATAGTGCCCTTGTCCAAAAAGCTGCTGGACACACTGCGGCTGTATGTAAAGCAATACCAGCCCAAAGAATACCTCTTTGAAGGCGATGACGGTGGCCCCTATAGCACCCGTAGTGCTCAAAAGGTACTGCATGCGGCAAAAAAGCGGGCCGGAATTCAGAAGGGCGGGAGTATTCATTCGCTCAGGCATACCTATGCTACTCACCTCTTAGAAGCGGGCACAGATATACGTTACATACAGGCATTTTTAGGCCATAACTCTTTAAAGACCACCATGCGCTATACTCATGTTATGCAGCCTAAAATTGAAGCCATTCAAAGCCCGTTGGATCGGCTAAAATGGTAG
- a CDS encoding tetratricopeptide repeat protein — MKQLLTILSITSFFTLLSLSAYNQDTTVTQQVSTSSNTAKSNDFTVNSTSNEAVTAFNEGLHWSDIGDDKKARTFLQTAIDRDANLAVAYMYKALAQPTFEGYATALQQAKEHLATAGDWDKLFYTLLETRLTDDVAKRMATAQEMVTKFPNIARSYHELGNAYSDRDEIDKARTAYMKAIELSPSWISGHYDIAQSYLNRDPKDLKQAETHAQHAVSLAPTSASPNILLGDVYRAQSQWDKAAACYSKAIQLDPKMPTAYIKRGHVNNFAGKYDEARKDYKLANEYDEEAPMSAMPYIAYTYAYQGQLPQAIKMLQDEATKLGSSTTKGKTDLQFGLLQSAAYMAFHNMDAKSLNAVVDQWEPVYKELAQKVGTDEMSRYQQAEMLYWRGLADVLNGNYDKAKANAEEIKKTVDPISNPHKLDNYHSLLGQIAFHKKEYKQAVTEFDQTNPTDTYAKYWRAKAYEKAGQKDKAKMLYKELANYNFNDIGNALVRTEVKKNTMGK; from the coding sequence ATGAAGCAGCTTTTAACCATCCTCTCCATCACCAGCTTCTTTACACTATTATCACTATCGGCCTATAACCAGGACACGACGGTCACCCAGCAGGTATCTACCTCCAGCAACACCGCTAAAAGCAACGACTTTACGGTAAACTCCACCTCCAATGAAGCCGTAACCGCCTTTAACGAAGGCCTGCATTGGTCGGACATTGGAGACGATAAAAAAGCCCGCACCTTCTTACAAACCGCCATTGACCGCGACGCTAACCTGGCGGTAGCCTATATGTACAAGGCACTGGCTCAACCTACCTTTGAGGGTTATGCCACCGCCCTGCAGCAGGCCAAAGAACACTTGGCTACTGCCGGCGACTGGGACAAACTATTCTATACTTTACTGGAAACCCGCCTTACCGACGATGTGGCCAAACGCATGGCTACCGCACAAGAAATGGTAACGAAGTTTCCCAACATAGCTCGCTCCTATCATGAACTGGGCAATGCCTATAGCGACCGCGACGAGATAGACAAAGCCAGAACTGCCTATATGAAGGCCATTGAGCTTTCTCCTAGTTGGATATCTGGCCATTACGACATAGCACAGTCTTACCTGAACCGCGATCCTAAAGACCTGAAGCAGGCAGAAACCCATGCCCAGCATGCTGTAAGCCTGGCTCCCACCAGCGCATCGCCCAACATCTTACTGGGTGATGTGTATCGTGCGCAAAGCCAGTGGGACAAAGCAGCTGCCTGTTATTCAAAAGCCATACAGCTAGATCCCAAAATGCCTACAGCGTATATTAAAAGAGGACACGTGAACAACTTTGCCGGCAAGTATGATGAAGCCCGCAAAGATTATAAACTGGCCAACGAATATGATGAGGAAGCCCCGATGTCGGCCATGCCTTACATAGCCTACACGTACGCCTACCAGGGTCAGCTACCACAGGCTATAAAAATGTTGCAGGATGAAGCTACCAAACTCGGAAGTTCTACTACCAAGGGTAAGACCGACCTGCAATTTGGCTTACTGCAATCGGCTGCTTATATGGCTTTCCATAATATGGATGCCAAGAGCCTGAATGCCGTAGTAGACCAATGGGAACCTGTGTACAAAGAACTGGCACAAAAAGTAGGCACCGATGAAATGAGTAGATATCAGCAAGCTGAAATGCTATACTGGAGAGGACTGGCTGACGTATTGAACGGCAACTACGACAAGGCAAAAGCAAATGCAGAAGAAATCAAAAAGACAGTAGACCCTATTAGCAACCCGCACAAACTGGATAATTACCACAGCCTGCTAGGACAAATTGCTTTCCATAAGAAAGAATACAAACAGGCTGTTACAGAATTTGATCAAACTAACCCTACAGATACGTATGCCAAGTACTGGAGGGCCAAGGCTTATGAAAAAGCCGGTCAAAAAGATAAAGCAAAGATGCTGTACAAGGAACTGGCCAACTACAACTTTAATGATATCGGTAATGCGCTGGTACGTACAGAAGTAAAGAAAAACACCATGGGTAAATAA
- a CDS encoding energy transducer TonB, with protein MKTTLLITCFLLSLIALQAQKREEGYDFKFQPTTNEPRYHVVTEKKDTLWHRQAWYMPEQKLAMEAWYKDSLAKMLHGREDWYYINGRLKTSGSYFNGKKEGAFLEYNKEGRLTGSTFYVNGWRKGLSLSYGDKGHIDTILFDGAGNGVMTRRNKDGNVSATGSWIADTLRHGRWFHYYADGKVESIEEFVNGERIDCMCYNEDGQQLDSATCVEQEATFLGGERAWRQFLAENLQPLVPVRKKAPLGVYTVAIQFLIEKDGSVSQITPLTKFGYGMEEEVIRVLKKAPRWTPALQNGKKVKAYRLQPVTFTVSI; from the coding sequence ATGAAGACAACCCTGTTGATAACCTGTTTTTTACTTTCTCTCATTGCCTTACAGGCACAGAAGCGTGAAGAGGGCTATGATTTTAAATTCCAACCCACTACCAACGAACCGCGTTATCATGTTGTTACTGAAAAGAAAGACACACTCTGGCACCGCCAGGCGTGGTACATGCCGGAACAAAAGTTGGCAATGGAAGCCTGGTATAAAGATTCGCTGGCAAAGATGCTCCATGGTAGAGAAGACTGGTATTATATCAATGGGAGATTAAAGACCAGCGGTAGCTATTTCAATGGTAAAAAAGAGGGCGCTTTTTTAGAGTATAACAAAGAGGGCCGTTTAACAGGTTCTACATTTTATGTAAATGGCTGGCGTAAAGGTTTGAGCTTAAGTTATGGTGATAAAGGTCATATAGACACTATACTTTTTGATGGTGCTGGCAATGGTGTAATGACAAGAAGAAACAAAGATGGCAATGTGTCTGCTACCGGTAGCTGGATCGCTGATACGCTTAGGCATGGGCGCTGGTTTCATTATTATGCTGATGGTAAAGTGGAGTCAATCGAAGAATTTGTAAACGGTGAGCGGATAGATTGTATGTGTTATAATGAGGATGGCCAGCAGTTGGATAGTGCCACCTGTGTTGAACAAGAAGCTACTTTCCTGGGAGGAGAAAGAGCGTGGCGGCAATTTCTGGCTGAAAACCTGCAGCCACTAGTGCCTGTCAGGAAAAAGGCGCCATTGGGTGTGTATACGGTTGCAATACAATTTTTGATTGAAAAAGATGGCAGTGTATCGCAGATCACACCACTTACAAAATTTGGGTATGGTATGGAAGAAGAAGTGATACGTGTATTGAAAAAAGCACCGCGGTGGACGCCAGCGCTACAAAATGGTAAGAAAGTAAAAGCCTATCGCCTGCAGCCTGTAACGTTCACGGTATCTATATAG
- a CDS encoding DUF2000 family protein, whose product MYDKKIALVIKGDLMDWQKLNVTAFLASAVAIQFPDTHGQPFVNASGTTYLPFIKHPMLIYKADTEEQIKRAFTRAKERDLHIGIYTEPLFSTKNEAGNHVEIAKHTDDDMPLVGIVIYGENKKVDKALDGLKFHP is encoded by the coding sequence ATGTACGATAAAAAGATTGCCCTTGTTATTAAAGGCGACCTGATGGATTGGCAAAAGCTTAATGTAACAGCCTTCCTGGCCAGCGCTGTGGCTATACAGTTTCCCGACACCCATGGCCAGCCCTTTGTGAATGCATCCGGCACTACCTACCTGCCCTTTATCAAACACCCAATGCTCATCTATAAAGCCGATACAGAAGAACAGATCAAACGCGCCTTCACACGCGCCAAGGAACGCGACCTGCATATTGGTATTTACACCGAACCGCTCTTCAGCACCAAGAATGAAGCGGGCAATCATGTAGAGATTGCTAAACATACTGATGATGACATGCCACTCGTAGGTATTGTAATTTATGGTGAGAACAAGAAAGTAGACAAGGCGTTAGATGGTTTGAAGTTTCACCCGTGA
- a CDS encoding GyrI-like domain-containing protein produces the protein MTPRIEHIDDRKLVGLRIRTSMDKQATFRLFSTFMPRRREPENRLNANTYSVEIYDADLAFHTFTPATEFEKWAAVEVKAFGILPEDMEALTIPAGTYAVFLYKGLAKDFAKTAQYIYGTWLPQSKYELDSRPHFEIMSPAYRPDDPNAEEEIWVPVREK, from the coding sequence ATGACGCCCCGGATTGAACATATAGACGATAGAAAATTAGTAGGACTACGCATTCGCACCTCAATGGATAAGCAAGCAACTTTTCGGTTGTTCAGCACGTTTATGCCACGCCGCAGAGAACCAGAGAACCGTTTGAACGCCAATACCTATTCGGTAGAGATCTATGATGCAGATCTTGCCTTTCACACCTTTACACCAGCCACGGAGTTTGAAAAATGGGCAGCAGTAGAAGTAAAAGCCTTTGGCATTCTTCCTGAAGACATGGAAGCCCTGACCATACCTGCCGGCACCTATGCCGTATTCCTGTACAAAGGATTAGCGAAAGACTTTGCAAAAACAGCACAATATATCTATGGCACCTGGTTGCCACAGTCGAAGTATGAACTAGACAGCCGTCCGCATTTTGAGATCATGAGTCCCGCCTACCGTCCTGATGACCCTAATGCGGAAGAAGAGATCTGGGTGCCGGTGAGGGAGAAGTGA
- a CDS encoding Hsp20/alpha crystallin family protein, whose translation MSYQSCAAKGVRYGNSERPLFNRFMQRAAVNIHQTDTSYEMLVFAPGRIREHFKINVEGNELQISYTPPEGFPRPNWVLREYSRGGFLRVFQLSEQVDATNITARYEDGVLYVSLPLIAGKEITRKEVVVG comes from the coding sequence ATGAGCTATCAATCATGTGCCGCAAAAGGCGTACGTTACGGAAACAGTGAGCGCCCACTGTTTAACCGTTTTATGCAACGGGCTGCTGTAAACATTCATCAGACCGATACCAGCTACGAAATGCTGGTGTTTGCTCCCGGGCGCATTCGCGAACATTTTAAGATCAACGTAGAAGGCAACGAGCTGCAGATCTCGTACACACCACCCGAAGGGTTCCCAAGACCCAACTGGGTACTGCGCGAGTACAGCCGCGGTGGCTTTCTACGCGTATTCCAATTGTCCGAACAGGTAGATGCTACCAACATCACAGCCCGCTATGAAGATGGGGTGTTGTATGTAAGTCTGCCACTGATAGCAGGTAAAGAAATTACCCGGAAGGAAGTGGTGGTAGGGTAG
- a CDS encoding ATP-dependent helicase, with protein sequence MALLRDKLLDQFQSAYDRLNDAQRKAVDQIEGPVMVIAGPGTGKTQILSARIGKILLSDAQVEPSNILCLTYTDAGVVAMRKRLVQFIGPDAYRVHIHTFHAFCNEVIQDNLSMFEKTALDPISDLERIELLKELIDGFPKDHPLKRYRGDVYFEMANLQSLFSLMKREGWKSDYICQKIDEYLNDLPNRDEYICKRATKEFKKGDVRWDKIEEQKERMEKLRAACNEFNRFQQKMRERNRYDFDDMINWVIERFEQNENLLRQYQEQFQYILVDEYQDTSGSQNKIVQLLINFWDKPNVFVVGDDDQSIYRFQGANVENMLAFADGFKQDLMTVVLTNNYRSTQPILDVSKSLIDRNNERLVKQIEGLSKDLIASNPELTQLSSANSQLSSINHPEVLEYETQRDEMIGVVQRLEDLLKQGVKGSEIGIIYRENKYGDELADYLRLKEVPFYTKRSLNILDQPLIQQLLTVLEYIAAEHDIPYSGDAMLFEILHYEWFGIKPVEIAKASVKVSDLNYASNRENEKEDKKGKKEEASTPRTSIRQWVCDQVGKPPTDLFDTGVDKRLCEAVTSIEKLIGAVSNETLQGLLEKVIREGGFLSHIMNHPDKNWLLQLITGFYNHVKEETRRYPTLNLQAFLDRLDLMRREGLVLPLVQVAGNERGVNLMTAHGSKGLEFEYVFFVGCTSSSWEKKRKPNSGFSFPDTLFLSNAQENVTEELRRLFYVALTRARKHLYITYCNYTNEGKPLEPSVFIAEIAEHHTLPQTKHTLDATVVAEFSALQLKGRIAPEMDKISDELADRTVHNFVMNVSALNSYLKCPLEFYFRQIVRIPSPRNEAAEFGSAIHHALEELFRKMQTGGKNTFPSLDHFIGDFVWYMRRHRAFFTKEQYARRLEYGTEILTAYYEQKLPLANKIVSIERRFRSIVDGIPLKGKLDKIEFNGKEATVIDYKTGDPEKNKEKFARPNPKVPDGGDYWRQAVFYKLMLDNMTNTDWVVTGVAFDFIEPTKKKEYTLEKVIINPQDEADVKEQIKRVHNKIQSKDFYTGCGKEDCHWCKFVKTNKLAVALHELQEEEPENQRNLLRIV encoded by the coding sequence ATGGCGCTGCTCCGTGATAAACTCCTAGACCAATTTCAATCCGCTTATGATCGCTTGAACGACGCGCAACGCAAAGCCGTCGACCAGATAGAAGGCCCTGTGATGGTGATTGCCGGCCCGGGAACGGGCAAAACGCAGATACTGAGTGCCCGTATTGGTAAGATCCTGTTAAGTGATGCCCAGGTGGAACCGTCTAACATACTTTGTTTAACCTATACTGACGCTGGCGTAGTGGCCATGCGTAAGCGACTGGTACAGTTCATTGGCCCGGATGCCTATCGTGTGCACATCCATACCTTCCACGCGTTTTGTAATGAGGTGATACAGGACAACCTGTCCATGTTTGAAAAGACCGCGCTGGACCCTATCTCTGATCTTGAGCGCATTGAGCTACTAAAAGAGTTGATTGATGGCTTCCCCAAAGACCACCCGCTGAAGCGCTATCGCGGTGATGTGTACTTTGAGATGGCCAACCTGCAAAGTCTCTTTAGCCTGATGAAGCGCGAAGGCTGGAAGTCGGATTACATCTGCCAGAAGATCGATGAATACCTGAACGACCTGCCCAACCGCGATGAATACATCTGTAAGCGTGCCACCAAGGAGTTCAAGAAAGGCGATGTGCGTTGGGATAAGATCGAGGAGCAAAAAGAGCGCATGGAAAAACTGCGGGCGGCTTGCAACGAGTTCAACCGCTTCCAGCAAAAAATGCGCGAGCGCAACCGCTACGACTTTGACGATATGATCAACTGGGTAATTGAGCGCTTTGAGCAGAACGAGAACCTGCTGCGCCAGTACCAGGAACAGTTTCAATACATACTGGTAGATGAATACCAGGATACCAGTGGTTCGCAAAACAAGATCGTGCAACTGCTGATCAACTTCTGGGACAAGCCCAACGTGTTTGTGGTGGGTGATGACGACCAGAGTATCTACCGCTTCCAGGGGGCCAACGTAGAGAACATGCTGGCCTTTGCCGATGGTTTCAAGCAGGACCTGATGACCGTGGTACTCACCAACAACTACCGCTCCACACAACCAATACTGGATGTTTCCAAAAGCCTCATTGACCGGAACAATGAGCGACTGGTAAAACAGATTGAGGGCCTGAGCAAGGACTTAATCGCCAGCAATCCCGAACTCACACAGCTGTCATCTGCCAACAGTCAACTGTCGTCTATTAACCATCCCGAAGTATTAGAATATGAAACGCAGCGTGATGAGATGATTGGTGTGGTGCAACGCCTGGAAGATCTATTAAAGCAAGGTGTAAAAGGCAGTGAGATCGGTATCATTTACCGCGAGAACAAATATGGCGATGAACTGGCCGACTACCTGCGCCTGAAAGAAGTGCCGTTTTATACCAAGCGTAGCTTAAACATACTGGACCAGCCACTGATTCAACAATTGCTGACGGTGCTGGAATACATAGCTGCTGAGCATGATATTCCGTATAGTGGTGACGCGATGCTTTTTGAGATCCTGCACTACGAGTGGTTTGGTATTAAGCCAGTGGAGATTGCCAAGGCCTCTGTAAAAGTATCCGACCTGAATTACGCCAGCAACCGGGAAAACGAAAAGGAAGACAAGAAGGGTAAAAAAGAGGAAGCCAGCACACCGCGCACTTCTATCCGCCAATGGGTATGCGACCAGGTGGGTAAGCCACCTACTGATCTTTTTGACACGGGCGTAGATAAGCGTTTATGCGAAGCTGTTACTTCTATAGAAAAATTGATTGGTGCCGTATCCAATGAAACACTGCAAGGCTTGTTGGAAAAAGTGATCCGCGAAGGTGGCTTCCTGTCGCACATCATGAACCACCCCGATAAGAACTGGCTGCTGCAACTGATCACGGGTTTTTACAACCACGTGAAAGAAGAAACACGCCGCTACCCTACCCTGAACCTGCAAGCCTTCTTAGATCGCCTGGATCTGATGCGCCGCGAGGGACTGGTATTACCACTGGTACAGGTGGCAGGTAATGAGCGTGGTGTAAACCTAATGACAGCTCACGGCTCTAAAGGACTGGAATTTGAATATGTATTCTTTGTAGGTTGTACTTCTTCTAGCTGGGAAAAGAAACGTAAACCTAACAGCGGCTTCTCATTCCCCGATACACTTTTCCTTAGTAATGCACAGGAGAACGTGACCGAGGAACTACGCCGCCTGTTCTATGTAGCGCTTACCCGTGCCCGTAAGCACTTGTATATTACTTATTGCAATTACACGAACGAAGGCAAGCCCTTAGAGCCTTCTGTATTTATAGCAGAAATAGCAGAACACCATACACTGCCGCAGACCAAACACACACTGGATGCCACTGTGGTAGCCGAGTTCAGCGCCCTGCAACTCAAGGGCCGCATTGCTCCAGAAATGGATAAGATCTCCGACGAGCTGGCCGACCGTACCGTTCACAATTTTGTAATGAACGTATCGGCACTCAACTCGTATTTAAAGTGTCCGCTGGAGTTTTACTTCCGCCAGATCGTGCGCATTCCTTCACCACGTAATGAGGCAGCAGAGTTTGGTTCAGCCATTCACCACGCATTAGAAGAACTGTTCCGAAAAATGCAGACAGGTGGCAAGAACACCTTCCCTTCGCTGGATCATTTCATTGGCGACTTTGTTTGGTACATGCGCCGTCACCGCGCCTTCTTTACCAAAGAACAGTATGCGCGTCGCTTAGAATATGGCACTGAGATCCTTACAGCCTATTATGAGCAGAAGCTACCACTGGCCAATAAGATCGTTTCTATTGAGCGCCGCTTTAGGAGCATCGTAGATGGCATACCACTGAAAGGAAAGCTGGATAAGATTGAGTTCAACGGTAAGGAAGCCACTGTAATCGATTACAAAACCGGTGACCCTGAAAAGAATAAAGAAAAGTTTGCCCGCCCCAACCCTAAGGTACCGGATGGCGGTGACTACTGGCGCCAGGCAGTGTTCTATAAACTAATGCTGGACAATATGACCAACACCGACTGGGTAGTGACCGGCGTAGCGTTCGACTTTATAGAACCTACTAAGAAGAAAGAATACACACTGGAGAAAGTGATCATCAATCCACAAGATGAAGCCGATGTAAAAGAGCAGATCAAGCGGGTACATAATAAGATCCAGAGCAAGGACTTCTATACCGGCTGCGGTAAGGAAGACTGTCACTGGTGTAAGTTTGTAAAGACCAATAAGCTGGCCGTGGCCTTGCATGAACTGCAGGAGGAAGAACCGGAGAATCAGCGGAATCTGCTACGCATTGTGTAG
- a CDS encoding SMI1/KNR4 family protein: MSPTNINRLLKVIQSGDVEELYIHITKKALEWAICGFTEEANQLLGVLWGYNFKHSEQLRSVEQGLQVFWQASRTTPANVPFPFIDIDEIEKENWNGVIYQSSSAVYNTSIKQLTGGHLLATAITAGATQVLPTAAIVEALDRFLQSNEAVGYSYYHATTAACLLAGRSHLSDELEKYIKLWGQGYLKYWSNYDLAVLLKERSIISLLLEGILAPVFNLSSASIKKDLETLKLALMERAKNGKTLLYSQMPWMELLTKISSIVASQHIDAPSAEIKDAGWLGKAGTSEQNIQNVEQRLNIRFPEDYREFLCTSNGFDSITPVSPTVAPVEYVDYFTSYDAEFVESWIYEVMQENETLGCRFRQSIVIGGQGEEQQLLLVPDEIGAWECWFFATWASGETRYPSFRFYMESQLKDLEENITI; the protein is encoded by the coding sequence ATGTCACCAACAAACATAAACAGGCTTTTAAAAGTGATTCAATCCGGCGATGTTGAAGAACTTTATATCCATATAACTAAAAAAGCACTCGAATGGGCTATATGTGGATTTACAGAAGAAGCCAATCAACTGCTTGGGGTGCTTTGGGGCTATAACTTTAAGCATTCAGAACAGCTACGATCAGTTGAACAGGGACTACAAGTATTTTGGCAGGCTAGCCGAACAACCCCGGCAAATGTCCCATTTCCATTTATTGATATTGATGAAATAGAAAAAGAAAACTGGAATGGCGTCATCTATCAATCTAGCAGCGCCGTATATAACACCTCCATAAAACAATTAACAGGTGGACACCTGCTAGCTACGGCTATTACAGCTGGTGCTACACAAGTGCTACCTACAGCCGCAATAGTAGAAGCTCTAGACCGCTTTCTTCAATCTAATGAAGCTGTAGGCTACTCATATTATCATGCCACCACTGCAGCATGCTTATTGGCAGGTAGAAGCCACTTATCTGATGAATTGGAAAAATATATAAAACTATGGGGACAAGGCTACTTGAAATATTGGTCTAATTATGATCTGGCAGTACTCTTAAAAGAAAGAAGCATTATATCCTTGCTACTAGAAGGCATACTAGCACCTGTTTTTAATCTTTCGTCAGCCTCCATCAAAAAAGACTTAGAAACTTTAAAGCTTGCTCTTATGGAAAGGGCAAAGAATGGCAAGACTCTTTTATATAGTCAGATGCCTTGGATGGAATTACTCACAAAGATCTCCTCTATAGTTGCAAGCCAACACATCGATGCTCCTTCTGCAGAAATAAAAGATGCTGGGTGGTTAGGCAAGGCAGGTACAAGTGAACAAAACATACAAAACGTAGAACAGCGACTAAACATACGTTTCCCAGAAGATTATAGAGAGTTCTTGTGTACATCTAATGGGTTTGACAGTATCACTCCAGTTTCCCCAACTGTAGCACCAGTTGAATATGTTGATTACTTTACCAGCTATGATGCAGAATTTGTAGAAAGCTGGATATACGAAGTCATGCAGGAGAATGAAACATTGGGTTGCAGGTTTAGACAAAGTATTGTTATTGGAGGACAAGGAGAAGAACAACAATTGCTATTAGTTCCAGATGAGATAGGTGCATGGGAATGTTGGTTTTTTGCTACATGGGCTTCAGGAGAAACAAGGTACCCCAGCTTCCGATTTTATATGGAATCACAATTGAAAGATTTGGAGGAAAACATTACCATCTAA
- a CDS encoding anthrone oxygenase family protein — translation MRTTLIAFISLLLLLLVTGVFWGTWFTLTRSIDSFSAEEFIHIGKVIIANVAVPMRILMPAAILFVSLWVVWYYNKKSIGFYFGILGLATLLITLLITLLVLVPIDNQIKEWDAATVPAEWTTLRHKWQAYHAGRTITSIISFACVALSVILSKKDEW, via the coding sequence ATGAGAACCACTCTCATTGCATTTATAAGCTTGTTATTACTTCTTTTAGTCACCGGTGTATTCTGGGGCACATGGTTTACACTTACACGAAGTATCGATAGCTTTTCAGCAGAAGAATTCATTCATATTGGCAAAGTCATTATTGCTAATGTGGCTGTTCCCATGCGCATTCTTATGCCTGCTGCTATTCTATTCGTATCGCTATGGGTAGTGTGGTACTACAACAAGAAGTCAATTGGCTTTTACTTTGGCATCTTAGGCTTGGCAACCCTTCTTATAACACTCTTGATCACCTTACTGGTATTAGTGCCCATCGACAACCAGATTAAAGAATGGGACGCTGCAACAGTGCCCGCTGAGTGGACTACACTGCGCCACAAATGGCAGGCCTACCATGCAGGCAGAACAATTACTTCTATCATCAGCTTTGCCTGCGTTGCGTTATCGGTTATACTTAGCAAGAAAGATGAATGGTAA